Proteins from a genomic interval of Microbacterium imperiale:
- a CDS encoding DUF3263 domain-containing protein, translated as MPTTAELLDFEAAHPTWTGEKDELCVSELGLRPARYYVLLHRAVETREALEHDPVTTHRVLDRIERRARERRLRAA; from the coding sequence ATGCCTACCACTGCTGAATTGCTCGACTTCGAGGCTGCTCATCCGACGTGGACCGGCGAGAAGGACGAGCTCTGCGTGTCCGAGCTCGGGCTGCGGCCGGCCCGGTACTACGTGCTGTTGCACCGTGCGGTCGAGACGCGCGAGGCGCTCGAGCATGACCCAGTGACGACGCACCGCGTGCTGGACCGGATCGAACGCCGCGCGCGTGAGCGCCGCCTTCGCGCAGCTTGA